The nucleotide window CGCTCGCCCCATCAATTTTTAGGGGTGAGCGCCGTCCGCCGAGCTGGCTGCTTGACGCTCCACACAGGCGACCTCACACTCCAAGTGTCGAAGGTGAGTCGGGCAGACTGTACCGTTTTGCACATGCGTTGCTCAGCAGGGGCATTGGCTGACGCGCCGACCGATAGCGGCTGGTCGCAAACGGGATCGAGGTTGATTGGGTTCAAACTCGCATCCGCTCCGATTTTGCTTGTGAGGTCGCCGTGGATAAAATGTTATCAGCAGTCGATCCTCCTCCCGACATCCCCCCTCGGCGCTGGAACTCCCGATTGCGGAGCCGCCGCTGGCTGCTTTGGTCGATGCTTTTGATATCCGGTTTGCTTTTTGCAGGCATCTTTGTCTTTTACCGTGAACTCCACCACCTCGACGATCCGGTCGGGCTCGCTGACGATCGCGCTCTCGACACGGCTGTCCGATCAGCGCCTGTAGCCGTCGGCCCCGATACGGCGGCTCCTTCTCCTCTCCCGCCGATATCTATATCGCTGCCGCTGATCGAGGTGCCGAAGCCGGGATGGGCAAGTCAGTTTCTGCGGATGTGGCGCGTTTCGGGCCCGAATATGTGCGGTGCTCTTCGAGAGGCCGGCATCGAGATGAGCGACTGGAAAGCCGCGTCGATGCGCAATCGCAGTTATGAATGTTATTTTCAGCGGATTTATGAACGGGACGAGGTGCGTCCCCTCAGTTCCACCTTCGTCAAGGTTCGTGGAAATGAAATCGGCGATGTCGTCGATATCCGGGCCAAGATCATCGGGCCGGCGACAGATGCGAAGGGGCATCTCGCCCCGGCCGTCCTGCGCATTTTCGAGATCATCGTGAAGCAGGCGTGCTGGCGCGATTTCGAGGATACTCTTGCGTCGATCCAAAACCTTCGAGATGTCGAATACGAACGATTCGGCGCCTATCTCAGTTTCACGCGCGAAGCCGGCAGCGGAAATAACTTCAATTTTGTCCTTGGTCTGAAGGCGACGTCAGATTCGCAGGTGAGGACGAAGACATATTTTTCCACAGAGCGCTGGCTAGCCACAACAGATCCGCGGCTCATGGACAGCTTGGGCACGTCACTATCGGCCAGTTGCGCTCGATGACGGTGGGGCGATATCTGCAACATGCCTTGGAGCCAGCGCTTATCGGGATAGCTCTGGTGCCTGCCCGGCATGTAGAGGCCGAGTAAACGTGACCAGGGGGAGATAACCGGCTGAGGGTCCTTTGTCTCGCGGGTCTTTTCACGTAGAAATGATGCGATATGGATGGATTCGGCAACCAGACGGGATCCGATATGGACGAGATCGCTGAACAGCTTCTGCAGCTCTCCGCGAATACCTCGACGCTCATGGCGGTCTATGACTCCAGCGACCGGCTGCGCTACGCCAACCTGGCGCTCCGTTCGGCGTATTTCATCGAGCGGGACGAGACCCCGCTTTGGCCTGATCTCATGCGACGCAATTTCGAACGCGGCCAGGGCACTGTCATTCATGCAAAAAATTTCGACGAGTGGCTGCGATCGACGCAGTCCCGCCGGGGGAAAATCGGCTATCGGGCGTTCGAAACCGACCTGATGGACGGCCGCTGGCTCTGGATGACCGAGGCTGTCCAGAAAAACGGCTGGATGCTGTGTGTTGCGAGCGATATCACCACCCTGCGTGCCGAGGAGCGAAGTGTCCGGCAGGACCGCGACTTTGCCGTCAAGGCTTCGCAGACCGATGAGCTGACCGGGGTTGCAAACAGGCGGTTCGTCATGGCGCGGATAGAGGACATGCTCGTTGCCGCCAAAGACGGTGGTGAGGGATGTCTTGCCGTGCTCGACATCGACAACTTCAAGCACATCAACGACAGGCTTGGCCATCACGCCGGTGATCTCGTGCTGAAGGACTTTGCGCACCGAATCCACCAGCATGTGCGGCGCAGCGACTGTTTCGGGCGCGTCGGAGGGGAAGAGTTTGTTTTGGCGATGCCGGGCACGGCTTTGGAGGACGCCGTCGAGATCATCGAAACCATGTTGACGATGATCCGGTTTTCCCGCCCGCTGACGGAATCCCCCGATTTTGCCTATACGTGTTCGGCAGGCGTTGCAGTCTCCCTCAGAGAGGATACCGCGGCTGAACTTTATAGACGCGCCGATCAAGCACTATACGCCGCCAAACTTGGCGGCCGCGATCGGGTCCGCGCTGCTTGAAACTGTCACTGCATCCAATTGGCCACGCTTCAAACTCAGGATTGTGTCCTCGGTCCAGCCTCGTAGCTAGAGCATGATGCCGAAAAGTGTGAACGGTTTTCGGACGACATCATGCTCTAACTCTTTAATTTAGAACAGGATTCATATTTTAGGCCGACCTGGCCTAAAATCATCCTGTTCTAGACAGCTCTTCCCAATCCAAGCGGTGTCAGGCGAGGAAGCGTATCCGTGCCTCTGTCTTCATGGAGCAGTTCAAGGCAGTGACGCTTGAGCCGCGAGAATTCGGGCGATGCGACGATGTCGGTCGAACGTGGCCGCGGGAAGGGGACAGTGATCTCTTCGTGAATGCGGCCGGGTTGCGCCTTCATCACGATGATCCGGTCGGCGAGCAGCAGCGCTTCGTCGATATCATGCGTCACGAACAGGATGGTCTTGCGGAACTGTTCCCATATGGCGAGCAGCAGTTCCTGCATTTTCAGCCGCGTCAGGGCGTCGAGCGCTCCGAAGGGTTCATCCATCAGCAGGAGCCGCGGCTGGTTGACGAGGACGCGGGCAATTTCCACCCGCTGCTGCATGCCGCCGGAAAGCTGGGCGGGATATCGATCGGCAAAGCCGTTCAGGCCGACGAGATCGAGCATTCGCTGCGCCTCGCGCCGGCGCTGTTCCTTTCCGACGCCACGCATCTTGGGTCCGAAGGCGACATTGTCGCGGGCGCTCTTCCAGGGAAACAGAGTGTGGTGCTGGAAGACGATGCCGCGTTCGGGATGCGGGCCGCTGACGGCCATGCCGTCGACGTCCAATCTACCGCCGGCAATGTCGATATGGCCGGCGAGCGCGCCGAGAAGCGTTGACTTTCCGCAACCGGAGGGGCCGAGCAGGCAGACGAACTCACCGGGCGCGACGGAGAAACTGACATCCGAGACCGCTTCGAAAGCGGCCTTGCCCCTGCCCAGTCGGATGGAAACCCGCTCCGCCAGGATTCTGCCGGTCTCGGACCGCATCAGGCGCTGATGACTGTTCATCGTGCCGTTTCCTTTTTTTGCCAGGGGATGAGCGCGTTGCCTAAGGCACGCAGCAAGGTGCTGCTGCCCATGCCGAGCACGCCGATCACCACCATGC belongs to Rhizobium acidisoli and includes:
- a CDS encoding DUF6030 family protein produces the protein MLLISGLLFAGIFVFYRELHHLDDPVGLADDRALDTAVRSAPVAVGPDTAAPSPLPPISISLPLIEVPKPGWASQFLRMWRVSGPNMCGALREAGIEMSDWKAASMRNRSYECYFQRIYERDEVRPLSSTFVKVRGNEIGDVVDIRAKIIGPATDAKGHLAPAVLRIFEIIVKQACWRDFEDTLASIQNLRDVEYERFGAYLSFTREAGSGNNFNFVLGLKATSDSQVRTKTYFSTERWLATTDPRLMDSLGTSLSASCAR
- a CDS encoding GGDEF domain-containing protein, with translation MDEIAEQLLQLSANTSTLMAVYDSSDRLRYANLALRSAYFIERDETPLWPDLMRRNFERGQGTVIHAKNFDEWLRSTQSRRGKIGYRAFETDLMDGRWLWMTEAVQKNGWMLCVASDITTLRAEERSVRQDRDFAVKASQTDELTGVANRRFVMARIEDMLVAAKDGGEGCLAVLDIDNFKHINDRLGHHAGDLVLKDFAHRIHQHVRRSDCFGRVGGEEFVLAMPGTALEDAVEIIETMLTMIRFSRPLTESPDFAYTCSAGVAVSLREDTAAELYRRADQALYAAKLGGRDRVRAA
- a CDS encoding ABC transporter ATP-binding protein yields the protein MNSHQRLMRSETGRILAERVSIRLGRGKAAFEAVSDVSFSVAPGEFVCLLGPSGCGKSTLLGALAGHIDIAGGRLDVDGMAVSGPHPERGIVFQHHTLFPWKSARDNVAFGPKMRGVGKEQRRREAQRMLDLVGLNGFADRYPAQLSGGMQQRVEIARVLVNQPRLLLMDEPFGALDALTRLKMQELLLAIWEQFRKTILFVTHDIDEALLLADRIIVMKAQPGRIHEEITVPFPRPRSTDIVASPEFSRLKRHCLELLHEDRGTDTLPRLTPLGLGRAV